A window of Primulina huaijiensis isolate GDHJ02 chromosome 9, ASM1229523v2, whole genome shotgun sequence contains these coding sequences:
- the LOC140984843 gene encoding uncharacterized protein isoform X2 — MATAAFKSTSRRVAPEPKAAKQPASLRRSHSVNSVSRKTHLPFEDSNLISSEFSVRRDNPLFWTSSSSPPEKEEEVSLKNGEMKPSSYSSNHLKERGSFSSVNEVRGRSVTRNGSIRNGIGRSMSRVRGRSVSRTHDKGVYESENVVDSATSTNARSRNRKEHINDGINRVNSARNRVDTKGSVKKSGIIATQNRETECSEDDSAFSTKISHLEDGLSTGSLSEAEEKTIKAISDDFNAFRIDNTNIVTATHVPDMPPDLVNLRAVGLTSDIRRQYSIKLEESEERARTLRTDLAIEEHRGKELNRILKEMIPDSKTSSVQKSRRGRRTSNERKWVSNRLSEEAMAYFDECVSLSTFDSSDFSAAEDPPYSSVATTIAVHSSSPLKGRPSTLVCYDQCSDPHQKQVPLLHGSKDSGKAVKKSISEPGVSTQSYQFSFADKHSKNESIRSYIKHFERGADDDIDLVRTRTCYDADEYIMRDRVENVFIDKVLYLNQIKSGSLLLCEGRAISFLPFF, encoded by the exons ATGGCAACCGCCGCTTTCAAGTCCACCTCCAGAAGAGTTGCACCAGAACCCAAAGCCGCAAAGCAGCCGGCCTCGTTGCGCCGATCCCACAGCGTTAATTCCGTTTCTCGAAAAACCCACCTCCCATTTGAGGACTCTAATTTGATTTCCTCCGAATTTTCAGTTCGCAGAGACAACCCTCTTTTCTGGACCTCATCTTCTTCACCTCCGGAAAAGGAAGAAGAAGTCAGCTTGAAAAATGGTGAAATGAAACCGTCTTCATATTCTTCGAATCATTTGAAAGAGAGAGGTAGTTTCAGTTCTGTTAATGAAGTAAGGGGGCGTTCCGTTACGAGGAATGGCAGTATTCGAAATGGGATTGGTCGAAGTATGTCCAGGGTGCGGGGGAGGTCTGTGTCCAGGACACAtgataaaggagtttatgag AGTGAAAATGTGGTGGATTCTGCAACGTCTACAAATGCTCGAAGCAGAAATAGAAAAGAACATATCAATGATGGCATTAATAGAGTCAATTCAGCAAGGAATAGAGTTGATACTAAGGGCAGTGTGAAAAAATCAGGAATAATAGCAACCCAGAATCGAGAAACAGAGTGTTCTGAAGATGACTCAGCT TTTAGTACGAAAATATCACATTTGGAGGATGGCCTTTCAACAGGTTCCTTATCGGAAGCTGAGGAGAAAACTATTAAAGCTATATCTGATGATTTTAAT GCTTTTCGAATAGATAATACGAACATTGTTACGGCTACACATGTTCCTGACATGCCTCCAGACTTGGTGAATCTCAGGGCTGTTGGATTAACATCTGACATTAGAAGGCAATATTCGATAAAACTGGAAGAG TCTGAAGAAAGGGCGAGAACACTTCGAACAGATCTTGCTATCGAAGAGCATCGTGGGAAGGAGCTCAACAGAATACTCAAGGAGATGATTCCAGATTCAAAGACATCTAGTGTTCAGAAGTCCCGTCGAGGAAGAAGG ACGAGCAATGAAAGGAAATGGGTGTCGAACCGTCTCAGTGAAGAAGCTATGGCATATTTTGATGAATGTGTGTctttatcaacttttgatagtTCTGACTTTTCAGCAGCAGAAGACCCACCTTATTCTTCAGTTGCAACTACTATTGCTGTTCACTCTTCATCTCCATTAAAAGGACGTCCTTCCACGTTAGTATGTTATGATCAGTGCAGTGACCCTCACCAGAAACAG GTGCCGCTTCTTCATGGCAGCAAGGATTCTGGGAAAGCAGTCAAAAAGAGTATTTCTGAACCAGGAGTTAGCACTCAGTCATACCAGTTCTCCTTTGCGGATAAACATTCCAAAAATGAAAGCATTAGGAGTTACATCAAGCATTTTGAGAGGGGAGCTGATGATGACATTGACTTGGTAAGAACAAGAACTTGTTATGATGCTGACGAATATATCATGCGCGACCGCGTTGAGAATGTGTTTATCGACAAGGTGTTGTATCTCAACCAAATCAAGTCTGGGAGTTTACTTTTATGTGAAGGTCGTGCCATCTCATTTCTGCCTTTTTTTTAA
- the LOC140984843 gene encoding uncharacterized protein isoform X1, with protein MATAAFKSTSRRVAPEPKAAKQPASLRRSHSVNSVSRKTHLPFEDSNLISSEFSVRRDNPLFWTSSSSPPEKEEEVSLKNGEMKPSSYSSNHLKERGSFSSVNEVRGRSVTRNGSIRNGIGRSMSRVRGRSVSRTHDKGVYECLMQSENVVDSATSTNARSRNRKEHINDGINRVNSARNRVDTKGSVKKSGIIATQNRETECSEDDSAFSTKISHLEDGLSTGSLSEAEEKTIKAISDDFNAFRIDNTNIVTATHVPDMPPDLVNLRAVGLTSDIRRQYSIKLEESEERARTLRTDLAIEEHRGKELNRILKEMIPDSKTSSVQKSRRGRRTSNERKWVSNRLSEEAMAYFDECVSLSTFDSSDFSAAEDPPYSSVATTIAVHSSSPLKGRPSTLVCYDQCSDPHQKQVPLLHGSKDSGKAVKKSISEPGVSTQSYQFSFADKHSKNESIRSYIKHFERGADDDIDLVRTRTCYDADEYIMRDRVENVFIDKVLYLNQIKSGSLLLCEGRAISFLPFF; from the exons ATGGCAACCGCCGCTTTCAAGTCCACCTCCAGAAGAGTTGCACCAGAACCCAAAGCCGCAAAGCAGCCGGCCTCGTTGCGCCGATCCCACAGCGTTAATTCCGTTTCTCGAAAAACCCACCTCCCATTTGAGGACTCTAATTTGATTTCCTCCGAATTTTCAGTTCGCAGAGACAACCCTCTTTTCTGGACCTCATCTTCTTCACCTCCGGAAAAGGAAGAAGAAGTCAGCTTGAAAAATGGTGAAATGAAACCGTCTTCATATTCTTCGAATCATTTGAAAGAGAGAGGTAGTTTCAGTTCTGTTAATGAAGTAAGGGGGCGTTCCGTTACGAGGAATGGCAGTATTCGAAATGGGATTGGTCGAAGTATGTCCAGGGTGCGGGGGAGGTCTGTGTCCAGGACACAtgataaaggagtttatgag tGCCTGATGCAGAGTGAAAATGTGGTGGATTCTGCAACGTCTACAAATGCTCGAAGCAGAAATAGAAAAGAACATATCAATGATGGCATTAATAGAGTCAATTCAGCAAGGAATAGAGTTGATACTAAGGGCAGTGTGAAAAAATCAGGAATAATAGCAACCCAGAATCGAGAAACAGAGTGTTCTGAAGATGACTCAGCT TTTAGTACGAAAATATCACATTTGGAGGATGGCCTTTCAACAGGTTCCTTATCGGAAGCTGAGGAGAAAACTATTAAAGCTATATCTGATGATTTTAAT GCTTTTCGAATAGATAATACGAACATTGTTACGGCTACACATGTTCCTGACATGCCTCCAGACTTGGTGAATCTCAGGGCTGTTGGATTAACATCTGACATTAGAAGGCAATATTCGATAAAACTGGAAGAG TCTGAAGAAAGGGCGAGAACACTTCGAACAGATCTTGCTATCGAAGAGCATCGTGGGAAGGAGCTCAACAGAATACTCAAGGAGATGATTCCAGATTCAAAGACATCTAGTGTTCAGAAGTCCCGTCGAGGAAGAAGG ACGAGCAATGAAAGGAAATGGGTGTCGAACCGTCTCAGTGAAGAAGCTATGGCATATTTTGATGAATGTGTGTctttatcaacttttgatagtTCTGACTTTTCAGCAGCAGAAGACCCACCTTATTCTTCAGTTGCAACTACTATTGCTGTTCACTCTTCATCTCCATTAAAAGGACGTCCTTCCACGTTAGTATGTTATGATCAGTGCAGTGACCCTCACCAGAAACAG GTGCCGCTTCTTCATGGCAGCAAGGATTCTGGGAAAGCAGTCAAAAAGAGTATTTCTGAACCAGGAGTTAGCACTCAGTCATACCAGTTCTCCTTTGCGGATAAACATTCCAAAAATGAAAGCATTAGGAGTTACATCAAGCATTTTGAGAGGGGAGCTGATGATGACATTGACTTGGTAAGAACAAGAACTTGTTATGATGCTGACGAATATATCATGCGCGACCGCGTTGAGAATGTGTTTATCGACAAGGTGTTGTATCTCAACCAAATCAAGTCTGGGAGTTTACTTTTATGTGAAGGTCGTGCCATCTCATTTCTGCCTTTTTTTTAA